Proteins encoded in a region of the Zea mays cultivar B73 chromosome 2, Zm-B73-REFERENCE-NAM-5.0, whole genome shotgun sequence genome:
- the LOC103647240 gene encoding uncharacterized protein — MEEKQEIMELYESISNAITRADAQAGSQPVGAPAAVITAAQQARQSMRWTNVMSSFVLRRFCQLISTGVRTDKGFKEVHLNQVARDLQEFTGNNVTRTQVYNHLRKWRNRWLRVTKLREMSGALWDEDNSMISLEEEHYNGYVKAHPKDAELLNKPIENYQQMQITFGNGLATGKFAMGSNQPLGSPSDWSESSLKYDESPKGFGDEDKHQDVGGKAGGSGNHQDPGANAGRSGSGVGKKRKRTMLTEEDTTVLSGMTAAINNVAEAIRETKVEDVHPDLYAAVMFVSGFTDEALIVAYSHLADNKALGSAYVQMSDSHRVLWLRTFLAMHYYN; from the exons ATGGAGGAAAAACAAGAAATTATGGAACTATATGAGAGCATTTCTAATGCTATAACACGAGCTGATGCGCAAGCTGGTAGCCAGCCTGTAGGTGCTCCTGCAGCTGTCATTACCGCTGCCCAGCAAGCAAGGCAATCTATGAGGTGGACCAATGTCATGTCCTCATTTGTTCTTCGCCGCTTCTGCCAACTTATCTCAACCGGGGTCAGAACAGATAAGGGTTTCAAGGAGGTCCACTTAAACCAAGTCGCTAGGGACCTTCAGGAGTTCACGGGAAATAATGTGACTAGGACTCAAGTCTATAACCACTTGCGTAAGTGGAGGAATAGGTGGCTGAGAGTGACCAAGCTTAGAGAAATGAGTGGCGCTTTGTGGGATGAGGATAACTCCATGATCAGTCTAGAGGAAGAGCACTATAATGGCTATGTTAAG GCTCACCCTAAGGATGCTGAACTCTTGAATAAGCCAATAGAAAACTACCAGCAGATGCAGATTACATTTGGCAATGGACTAGCCACAGGAAAGTTTGCTATGGGTTCTAATCAGCCTTTGGGATCTCCATCTGACTGGTCTGAGAGCTCTCTTAAGTATGATGAGTCTCCTAAAGGGTTTGGGGATGAAGACAAGCATCAGGATGTTGGTGGCAAAGCTGGGGGTAGTGGCAACCACCAGGATCCTGGTGCTAATGCTGGTCGTAGTGGTTCTGGGGTGGGCAAGAAGAGAAAGAGGACAATGCTAACTGAGGAGGATACTACTGTGCTTAGTGGCATGACTGCTGCAATCAACAATGTAGCTGAAGCTATTAGGGAGACCAAGGTTGAAGATGTCCATCCTGACCTCTATGCTGCTGTCATGTTTGTGTCTGGTTTCACAGATGAAGCCTTGATTGTTGCCTACTCTCATCTAGCAGACAACAAGGCTCTTGGGTCAGCATATGTGCAGATGTCTGATTCTCACCGTGTGTTATGGCTGAGGACTTTCTTGGCCATGCACTACTACAACTAG